In the Fimbriiglobus ruber genome, AGTCGCAGAATCGTCACCGCCCGGTCGCCTAATTGTGCGAGCGCCTCCAGGGTTGCCCGCACGTCGTCTGTGACCGATAGCTCGTCCATTGGAACCGCCGCCCAATCCACCAGGAGGTCATTCTGCGCTTCATCCCCGCCCACCCCCGTGGCCCGTCGGGATGCAATCGCCTTTTCTCCCTTGGCTACCATCCGGGTCTGATGGACCGTCAGTCCGAGGTGGGTCGCCACCTCCTCCCGCGACGCTTCCCGACCGAGTTTGGCCCGAAGTTCGTCCTCGCTCTGCCTCCACTTGGCCAGGAGGGTACCCATATATTGGGGAAGGCGGACGACGTGGCCGGATTTATTCAGCGCCGACCGGATCGCCTGATTGACCCAGTATGTGGCGTAAGTGCTGAATCGCGTGTTCATCTCGGGATCGAACCCCTCGATCGCCCGGAGCAGACCGAGGTTGCCCTCCTCGACCATATCCTCCAGGTCGAGCCCCTTGCCAGCGTACGCGTGGGCGATCCAAACCACCAGTCGCAAGTTGGCCCGGGCCATTTCGTCCCGGGCCGCGGGATCGCCCTCGCCGATCCGATGACCCAGATCCTTCTCGGCGCTGCGGGTCAGGAGTGGAATTCGACTGATCTCAGCCAGATAGGTATCGAAGGGGTTGCGACCCACCGGCACCGATTTTGGGGAATGAAACTCCGACCGGGTCGACTTGACGGCCCCCGCCTCGGCCGCATTTTTACGTGTCAGGTAAGGTAAGAGACGTGGAATCGTCGTCATGACGGAGCCAACTTTCGTGCGCCGAGGAGTGAGCCAACTATCCGCGAGTTGCCGACGGCTTCTGGGGCGGATGGTGCGAACAAAGTATACGTTATTGCTAGCCGATAACGGATGGTGGTTATCAGATTAAAAATATAATAATTTAATTGAATGATTGCGGTGTTCTGCCTAAGAAAACACGCGAATCCCTACTAACCAAGATGCGGCGACGACCGGGATATTTGCCTTGTTTTCGTTAATATTTCCGTGCTAATTTAAAATATTTATAATAGTGACTTTATACAGAATACTATTAAATACTAAGTAAATAAGATAAGCAATTCTAGAAATTTCAGCGCAATTGTTACTAGCCGGACACGAAAACTGTGGCTTGGTCGCAATAGGTCACTCGTGCCAAATTGAATGCATATCGAAAATTTCGCACCTCGGGATATACCTGACAACCTTCACATTTCCATCCTTATCGCCGAATTCTGTCCGGCTTTGCGGCCACGGTGCCGGAAATGAAGTCGAGGGCTCCGTCGTAGCGGCTATCCCATGTCCAAAGTACCACTCGCACCGGGTGGGTCAGGTTCTGCGTCCCGATGTGGCCGAATTCGATTCGGAATTAGCCCGCCCGACCGGGCGCCGGGTAATTATTGGAAACCACGAAGACGATTCCGGTGGGCGTGATCGAGATGGGCGGCCAGACGTACGTGCTGTTCTCGCCGCTTACGGAGGTGCAGAAAAAACTCTTGGCCCTGTGGGACATGCCAGCAGACTTGTGTGAGAACGTGACGAGGGCCTTTCCAAAAGCACCCCCCCTAAACATCAACGAACCGTAGGCTACAGGACGGAACACTTTAGATTCGGAATGTTCGCCAATCTGAGGTGACGGACGCCGATTGAAGAACCATTCATGCTACCCAGGATCAGGCGGTCCTGCTCGAGCCACATCGACGGGTATTTGGGTGCGCGATGGCGTTCGTTTTCCGTCCAGCACTTCCCGCACTTTCCGCACGAGTGCTCCGGGCGAGAAGGGCTTTTGAAGAAACGCCATGCCCGCTTCCAAAACACCGTGCCGAACCACGGTGTCGTCCGTGTACCCGGAGATAAACACAACCTTGATGCCCGGTCTGGCAGCTGTGATTCGTTCGGACAAGACGCGACCGCCCATTTCCGGCATTACGACATCAGAAACGAGTACGTGAATCGGCCCGTCGTACGCCTCAGCCAATCTTACGGCCTCACCCCCGTGTTCCGCCTCCATGACCGTGTAGCCGAACCGCTCAAGCGAACTCCGAGTCAACCGCCGCACCCCCGCCTCGTCCTCGACCAACAGAATCGTTTCGGCACCCTTGGGAATGTCGATCGCCTGCGAACGCAACTCCCGCTGCGTATTCGATCCTTCCGCCACGGGGAGGTAAATTTTGAACGTGGTGCCCCGGCCCGGTTCGCTTTGCAAGGTGATGTGGCCACCCGACTGCTTAACGATACCGTGGACCACGGCCAGGCCTAAACGCCGATTTCCAAGGCGGTTAATTAACTCACACTTTTTCGTAATGCCGCCTGGATTTTCGTCGCTTTCGACGACGCAGTGTAAGCGGCTTTTTTTTCGATTTCCCTTCGGGAAGCCCCACGGCGATCACGCGAACTTTCTGTGTCCAGTCACCGACCGCCCTTGTTCTCGTGGACTTGTCGCCAGGATTCGGCTCCCTATCGCACTCGTTACCGGTTATCCTTTCCGCCCTCGTCCGGCAGTAAGCGACTCACATTCGCCCGGAGACCGGTCATGGACGACGCGGCGCTGTCCCAATTTTTCCTGCGCCCCACGCAGACCCGCCATCGTCAGTACGAGGCCTTGCGGGCCGTCTTCGTTGACGGCCGCTCTCAGAAAGATGTCGCCGACGAATTTGGTTACACCCACGGAACTCTTCGGCAGTTGGTCCGCCAGTTTCGGCGGCGATTCGAGGGCCTTCCGCCGAAGGG is a window encoding:
- a CDS encoding response regulator: MTKKCELINRLGNRRLGLAVVHGIVKQSGGHITLQSEPGRGTTFKIYLPVAEGSNTQRELRSQAIDIPKGAETILLVEDEAGVRRLTRSSLERFGYTVMEAEHGGEAVRLAEAYDGPIHVLVSDVVMPEMGGRVLSERITAARPGIKVVFISGYTDDTVVRHGVLEAGMAFLQKPFSPGALVRKVREVLDGKRTPSRTQIPVDVARAGPPDPG
- a CDS encoding sigma-70 family RNA polymerase sigma factor, whose translation is MTTIPRLLPYLTRKNAAEAGAVKSTRSEFHSPKSVPVGRNPFDTYLAEISRIPLLTRSAEKDLGHRIGEGDPAARDEMARANLRLVVWIAHAYAGKGLDLEDMVEEGNLGLLRAIEGFDPEMNTRFSTYATYWVNQAIRSALNKSGHVVRLPQYMGTLLAKWRQSEDELRAKLGREASREEVATHLGLTVHQTRMVAKGEKAIASRRATGVGGDEAQNDLLVDWAAVPMDELSVTDDVRATLEALAQLGDRAVTILRLRFGLDGGEPATLRSIGKQLGLTRERVRQLERDALADLRGRLER